The genomic stretch CAATAATACGGGCGTGCCAGCCGGCACTAAGACTGCAGGGCAGTCTTCTTTGACGGTGATCATTTGATTGGTGATGCTTTCTGTCATGCTGTACCCTTACTTTCATCAATAGTGAAACTCTCACCACAGCCACAGCTGCTGGTTTCATTGGGGTTTTTGTATTTTACCACCCAGTTTATCCCTTCTTGGATGTAATCTAATTCGGTTCCCGCGACAATGGCTTCACGATTTTTTTCGACGTATAGCGTTAAGGTGTCATTAATTTTTAGTGTTTCATCGTCAGCTTGTGGTTCGCTCACAACATCCAGCACATATTTCAAACCAGAACATCCCGACTTGGCAACGCTTAAACGAATTGCTGTCCCATCTTCTTTTTGAATGCGTG from marine bacterium B5-7 encodes the following:
- the ydiC gene encoding heme biosynthesis protein HemY, which produces MTVTTYDPNQQPLVSVTPTAAKYFTSRIQKEDGTAIRLSVAKSGCSGLKYVLDVVSEPQADDETLKINDTLTLYVEKNREAIVAGTELDYIQEGINWVVKYKNPNETSSCGCGESFTIDESKGTA